In Musa acuminata AAA Group cultivar baxijiao chromosome BXJ2-10, Cavendish_Baxijiao_AAA, whole genome shotgun sequence, a genomic segment contains:
- the LOC135625423 gene encoding protein CHUP1, chloroplastic-like yields the protein MEIGRTAAAAAADGGWSGGERTEMVARGRSDVKPVLGIGIALFFAGFVVSQLRPRSRPPPPPPPSRQTSSAESKTGGSDSIDRLEELRIPKGEEALSKSNNVTSTTAVKLSSTSSTSGNEQGVVLPESNDTLMKEFEVTSKDMKTAPETAMGQEIASLRELVSSLRERKRSLELQLLAYHGAKEKEAAAKELENRLKISAVEAKLYVLRIQSLQDDKRRLESQLADHSRTRNELEASRAKIKVSKQKLKADREQAKEIMASLHQRISSLQCREQRDEVNDAELEKKLKGLEDETVELRMVNSRLAEENSGLVMKLASTQMTAAASQVLQGAEVEASEEADRSREANRELMEEIEQLRADRYADAEELVYLRWVNACLRYELRNYQPPPGTTVARDLSKSLSPKSEAKAKQLILEYADSGATEKSSNLAEIYSEFFSSSSSQASSEEPEDPAINASSSTEAKFLSKLKKLVLGKGKQNTGTWSEIPEKGASFSTCSADDVIRRSSYDSSTDRLAGMEAHTTGRQHNKDDSSRINSGLSSDIQMLRRPDAEEAREEKGIPHRNDPVDQEDTYIKKLADALMDSRQVIE from the exons ATGGAGATAGGCAGGACGGCGGCTGCAGCAGCGGCGGACGGTGGTTGGAGTGGTGGGGAAAGGACGGAGATGGTAGCGAGAGGGAGGAGTGACGTGAAGCCTGTGCTCGGCATCGGAATCGCTCTCTTCTTTGCCGGTTTCGTCGTCTCCCAGCTCCGGCCCCGCTCCcgccctcctccccctcctccgccATCTCGTCAAACCTCCTCTGCAG AGTCGAAAACTGGTGGGAGTGATAGCATCGATCGCCTCGAAGAACTCCGAATCCCAAAAGGC GAAGAAGCTTTGTCAAAGAGCAACAACGTCACGTCCACCACCGCCGTGAAGCTGTCTTCTACCAGTAGTACCTCAGGCAACGAACAGGGCGTCGTCTTACCTGAATCGAATGACACTCTGATGAAAGAATTTGAGGTGACAAGCAAGGACATGAAAACCGCCCCAGAGACTGCGATGGGGCAGGAGATCGCAAGCCTTAGGGAGTTGGTTTCGTCCCTGCGAGAGAGGAAAAGGAGTCTTGAGCTCCAATTGCTAGCTTATCATGGAGCTAAAGAGAAAGAGGCTGCTGCGAAAGAGCTTGAGAATCGATTGAAAATTAGCGCAGTCGAGGCTAAATTGTATGTTTTGAGGATCCAATCCTTGCAGGATGACAAGCGGAGGCTGGAATCACAGCTGGCCGATCATTCAAGGACAAGGAATGAGCTCGAGGCGTCAAGAGCAAAGATTAAGGTTTCCAAGCAGAAGTTGAAAGCGGACAGGGAGCAAGCAAAAGAGATAATGGCCTCCCTTCACCAAAGGATCAGTTCGCTGCAGTGCAGGGAGCAGAGGGATGAGGTAAACGATGCAGAGTTGGAGAAGAAGTTGAAGGGATTGGAAGACGAGACTGTAGAACTCAGAATGGTCAATTCAAGGCTTGCAGAGGAGAATTCAGGTTTGGTGATGAAGTTGGCATCCACACAAATGACTGCTGCGGCTTCTCAAGTTCTCCAGGGTGCAGAG GTAGAAGCATCGGAGGAAGCAGACCGCTCGAGGGAAGCGAATCGAGAACTGATGGAGGAGATTGAGCAGCTCCGAGCAGATCGTTATGCCGACGCTGAGGAATTGGTGTATCTTCGATGGGTGAATGCTTGTTTAAGGTACGAGCTGAGGAACTACCAGCCACCTCCAGGAACAACAGTTGCAAGAGATCTCAGCAAGAGTTTGAGTCCCAAATCCGAAGCGAAGGCCAAACAGCTCATACTGGAGTACGCCGATTCGGGTGCTACGGAGAAAAGCTCAAATCTTGCCGAAATTTATTcagaatttttttcttcttcttcatcacaaGCATCTTCTGAAGAACCAGAAGATCCTGCCATTAATGCTTCGTCCTCAACCGAAGCAAAGTTTCTCAGCAAGCTCAAAAAGCTAGTTCttggaaaaggcaaacaaaacaCAGGAACATGGTCTGAGATTCCAGAGAAAGGAGCATCCTTCTCCACTTGTTCTGCTGATGATGTGATTCGAAGAAGTTCATATGATAGCTCAACCGATCGATTAGCAGGAATGGAAGCACACACAACCGGAAGACAGCATAACAAAGATGATTCCTCTCGAATCAACTCCGGGTTGTCTTCGGACATCCAAATGCTACGCAGGCCTGATGCGGAAGAAGCAAGGGAGGAAAAAGGTATACCACATAGGAATGATCCAGTTGACCAAGAAGATACCTACATAAAAAAGCTTGCAGATGCTTTGATGGATTCAAGACAGGTGATCGAATGA